ATTGTCACTGAAACTGGTTCTGATGTTCAAAACGTTAAAATAGGAGATTTTGTGATTGCTCCATTCACTCACGGATGCGGGTATTGTGTCGCTTGTATGGCTGGTTTTGATGGTAATTGTCTAAATCAGGGAGAAAAAGATGGTTCAGGCTATCAAGCGGAGTATCTTCGCTTTCAAAACGCTGACTGGGCATTAATTAAGATTCCTGGAAAACCCGCTGATTACAGTGAGGAACAATTAAATTCGTTCGTGACTCTTTCGGATGTTATGGCAACCGGTTATCATGCAGCTGTAACTGCAGAAGTTGCTAAAGATGATACTGTTGTCGTAATTGGTGATGGTGCTGTTGGTTTGTGTGGAATAATTTCTGCCAAATTACGTGGAGCGAAAAGAATTATTGCCATGAGTAGACATGAGGATCGACAAAAACTAGCAATTGAATTTGGTGCAACGGATATAATCGCAAAACGCGGTGCAGAAGCTGTCGCAGAAGTGCTTGATTTAACAAATGGTGGGGCAGATGCCATTCTTGAATGTGTGGGGACCGAACTATCAACTGAAACTGCCGTAAAAGTAGGACACCCTGGAGCAATTGTTGGACGTGTTGGTGTTCCCCAAAACTCTCAAATGAATACCGACAGTCTCTTTTGGAGAAATATTGGTCTGCGAGGTGGAATAGCATCAGTAACCACATATGATAAGAAGTTATTATTACAAGCTGTTTTAAATGGAGAAATTAATCCCGGTAAGGTATTCACAAAAAAATTTGAGCTTGATGATGTGAAAAGTGCATATGAAGCAATGGATCAGCGTAAGGCAATTAAGTCTCTACTAATAATTGATAAATAATATTCTTTTAAATAGTTGCAATTGCAACTATTTTTTTGTTATTATTTTCCTATCCATTAATGAAACGAGATGTGTCTTTTATGAACGAAGATATTTTACGTAATATTGGGACAATTGCGAGAGCTCTTGATTCTATTAGCAATATCGAATTTAAAAAAATTCAACTTGAAAAAGGACAATATCTTTATTTAAGTAGAATTTTTGAAAATCCTGGAATTACCCAAAGAGAAATCTCAGAATTATTATGTGTTGATAAAACGACTACAAATCGTGCTATTACCCGTTTAATCGAAAAAAAATTGGTAATAAAGAAGGATGATCCTAGTAATCAAAAAAATAAACTCTTGTTTGCTACTTTGACTGGGGAAAAATTATATACAACTCTTAGAAAAGAGAGTGACTATTCAACCAAAATAGCTTTAACAGGACTTAGTGTTACAGAGGCGGAAGAATTAAATTATTTACTTCTAAAAATGACAAAAAATGTTGTTAACAATTGGAATGAAGTAAAAAAAGGATATAAGAGAGTATATTAAGGAGGTCATTTTAATGGTAACTAATTTAATAACAGTAACCAACAATGACATTGATACATTAAGACAAATTAGTATTGAAACTTTTTCAGACACTTTCGGAGCTGAGAATTCAAAAGAAGACTTAGAAAAATATTTAGAGTCTGCTTATGATTCACAGAAGCTAGAAAAAGAAGTTGAGAACCATGAAAGTAATTTTCAGTTCATTTACTATCAAAATCAGCTAGCGGGTTATCTCAAATTAAATATTGGTAGTGCACAATCGGAATTACAAAGCGATGACGCGTTAGAGGTCGAGCGAATTTATATTAAAAAAGAATTCAAGCGCTTAGGATTAGGAAAACAATTAATCTCATATGCCATTGATGAAGCTAAAAAAGCGCATAAGAAATACATCTGGTTAGGCGTTTGGGAACACAATGAGGGTGCGATTGTATTCTATCAGAAACAAGGTTTTGTTGAGTTTAGTGAACATATTTTTGATTTAGGCGGCGATGAACAACGTGATATTTTAATGAAAAAATCACTAATATAATAATTAAATCTGATGAAGAATAGAGGGGCTAGATCAAAAGCTGATTTTTGATTTAGTCTTTTTATTCTTTTATTATGTAAACGTATTTTATAAGGTAAAACTTTTCGTCTAACCTCAAATTATTCGTTTCAAAGTACTTAAATTTTATCATTTTGAGTTATACCTCAATAAAAATACTATTTAGAATTCTTCCCATTTCAGCCGGTGTTTCTTTCATTCCTTCACTTAGCCACTGAATCTGAATGGAAATTACTGCACCAGCTATAAATGAAGCAAAATACTGATTTCGTTGCCTCTTAGTTGAAGGGTTGATGATTTTTTGTTCTAGCAAAAAGAGTTACACGGTTCGAAAGGTCTTGATTAAAGTATTTGTTAAACCAGCATTAATGAGTAACGTGGTTTCAGTTGATTGTCGCTGCATTAATTGGAAGTATGCAGTCATAAATTGTGCAAAATCCATATGTGCAGCATGTGGCAAAATCCGCAAGTAGGATTTAATAGCCATTTCCTGATGGCGCGCTATGATTTCTTGCATAGACTTATAGTTTCGATAATAATAAGTACGCGAGACTCCTGCATTACGACACAAAGTTGAAACTGTAATGTCGCTGAGAGGGTAATCAGCTAGAAGAGATAAGAGTGCTTTGTGTATTCGATTGAGTTTTAGTTTTTTTGTTTCCTGAGGTGACATAGTTTACAAGTTTCCGCCTTTCTGTAACCTAATTATTTACTTCTAATATATCATTAATTACACTTACTGCATAACTTTAGTAAGGGGTAATTATTTTGAAGAAAAAACAAATTATTATTTTAGTAACGATGGCTTTAGGGATTTTCCTTTGCATGCTTGACACAACAGTAATGAATATTGCATTACCAGCAATTCAGACCGGACTTCACACAGATCTTAGGACACTTCAGTGGGCACTAAATGTCTATACAATCACTTTTGCAGCACTTACTATCCCATT
Above is a window of Liquorilactobacillus hordei DSM 19519 DNA encoding:
- a CDS encoding zinc-dependent alcohol dehydrogenase family protein: MKATVFIRPGEVSIKDVPKPKIQKSSDAIIHVVRASVCGSDLWWFRGISKRESNTFVGHEAIGIVTETGSDVQNVKIGDFVIAPFTHGCGYCVACMAGFDGNCLNQGEKDGSGYQAEYLRFQNADWALIKIPGKPADYSEEQLNSFVTLSDVMATGYHAAVTAEVAKDDTVVVIGDGAVGLCGIISAKLRGAKRIIAMSRHEDRQKLAIEFGATDIIAKRGAEAVAEVLDLTNGGADAILECVGTELSTETAVKVGHPGAIVGRVGVPQNSQMNTDSLFWRNIGLRGGIASVTTYDKKLLLQAVLNGEINPGKVFTKKFELDDVKSAYEAMDQRKAIKSLLIIDK
- a CDS encoding MarR family winged helix-turn-helix transcriptional regulator gives rise to the protein MNEDILRNIGTIARALDSISNIEFKKIQLEKGQYLYLSRIFENPGITQREISELLCVDKTTTNRAITRLIEKKLVIKKDDPSNQKNKLLFATLTGEKLYTTLRKESDYSTKIALTGLSVTEAEELNYLLLKMTKNVVNNWNEVKKGYKRVY
- a CDS encoding GNAT family N-acetyltransferase; protein product: MVTNLITVTNNDIDTLRQISIETFSDTFGAENSKEDLEKYLESAYDSQKLEKEVENHESNFQFIYYQNQLAGYLKLNIGSAQSELQSDDALEVERIYIKKEFKRLGLGKQLISYAIDEAKKAHKKYIWLGVWEHNEGAIVFYQKQGFVEFSEHIFDLGGDEQRDILMKKSLI
- a CDS encoding TetR-like C-terminal domain-containing protein translates to MLEQKIINPSTKRQRNQYFASFIAGAVISIQIQWLSEGMKETPAEMGRILNSIFIEV
- a CDS encoding TetR/AcrR family transcriptional regulator encodes the protein MSPQETKKLKLNRIHKALLSLLADYPLSDITVSTLCRNAGVSRTYYYRNYKSMQEIIARHQEMAIKSYLRILPHAAHMDFAQFMTAYFQLMQRQSTETTLLINAGLTNTLIKTFRTV